In Levilactobacillus yonginensis, a single genomic region encodes these proteins:
- a CDS encoding cysteine hydrolase family protein: protein MAKALLIIDYTNDFVADKGSLTVGKPAQTLAPEIMRLADQFLSQHDYVIFPTDGHRLNDPFNPETKLYPAHNIIGTTGQKLYGQVGSWFDRHHDDSHVYKFNKNRYSSFQNTNLDNYLRERRIDEVWIAGVCTDICVLHTAISAYNLDYHIVIPQAAVATFSPAGAEWAMNHFKNVLGATIR from the coding sequence ATGGCTAAAGCGCTCTTAATTATTGACTATACAAACGACTTTGTGGCTGATAAGGGATCACTAACGGTTGGCAAGCCAGCGCAGACGTTGGCCCCAGAAATTATGCGGTTAGCCGATCAATTCTTAAGCCAGCATGATTATGTGATCTTTCCCACTGATGGTCACCGGCTTAATGACCCATTCAATCCAGAAACCAAACTATATCCGGCCCATAATATTATTGGGACGACCGGTCAGAAACTATACGGCCAAGTCGGCAGCTGGTTTGATCGACATCATGACGATTCCCATGTCTACAAATTCAATAAGAACCGTTACTCCTCCTTCCAAAACACCAATTTGGATAACTACCTGCGGGAACGGCGGATTGATGAAGTCTGGATTGCTGGTGTCTGCACTGATATTTGTGTCCTCCACACCGCAATCAGTGCCTACAACCTGGATTACCACATTGTGATTCCACAAGCAGCCGTGGCCACGTTCTCACCAGCTGGTGCTGAATGGGCGATGAATCATTTTAAAAACGTATTAGGGGCCACAATTCGATAA
- a CDS encoding transposase — protein MTKHSYDKEFKEQAVQYYLDNKDHMTMNEISKNLGIGASTLHKWIKLFTETGEFGRGSGNFASDKDKEIARLKRQLRDAEGAIEVLKKSIGILSK, from the coding sequence ATGACGAAGCACAGTTATGACAAGGAATTTAAGGAACAGGCCGTTCAGTATTACTTAGATAACAAGGATCACATGACCATGAATGAAATAAGTAAGAATCTAGGTATTGGGGCTAGTACATTACATAAATGGATTAAGCTGTTTACTGAGACTGGGGAGTTTGGCCGTGGCTCTGGTAATTTTGCCAGCGATAAGGACAAGGAGATTGCACGACTAAAGCGTCAACTTCGTGACGCTGAAGGAGCGATCGAAGTGTTAAAAAAATCAATCGGGATTCTGAGCAAGTAA
- a CDS encoding DUF5388 domain-containing protein — MSGLLNNPNLKKQPKTDPLDRGQDIKPKNTFTTDDLKSNNGKPSKPGKSVADSVTFYANVRINNHIKNKAEALSGIGLYKSQKDAIDNALDYLIDSLDAEDKRKFTFQLDILESRDARTRGK, encoded by the coding sequence ATGAGCGGATTATTAAACAATCCCAATCTAAAAAAACAACCAAAGACGGACCCACTTGATCGTGGACAAGATATCAAACCCAAAAACACCTTTACTACAGATGATCTTAAAAGTAATAATGGCAAACCATCAAAACCGGGAAAAAGCGTTGCAGATTCTGTTACTTTTTATGCTAACGTTAGAATCAACAACCATATTAAGAACAAAGCGGAAGCTTTATCTGGAATTGGTCTATATAAATCTCAAAAAGATGCCATTGATAACGCATTAGACTATCTCATTGATTCTTTAGACGCTGAAGACAAGCGAAAATTTACTTTTCAATTAGATATTCTGGAGAGTAGAGACGCCCGAACTAGGGGAAAATAA
- a CDS encoding nicotinate phosphoribosyltransferase: MNLQLLTDLYEFSMANGYYATLPHDRQARFDVFYRRVPDNGSFVIVAGLQQVLEQVQNWHFTKENIEYLTSLNEFTPEFLDYLSKIKNHCSIKALPEGTPVFPREPIISISGPLIEAQLLETFILNIINHQSLIATKSWQINHAAQGRPIMEFGARRAQGPDAATYGARAAVIGGCTSTSNLQAASKFNIPAAGTMAHAWVESFSDELSAFQAWAKVYPDKVSLLVDTYDVLKSGVPNAIRVFKQVSAQGHQPVGIRIDSGDISQLAIKARKMLDDAGFPKAKITASNALDAHVVKSLLDEGAPIDNFGIGERLITSSSSPVLSGVYKLAEEKINDQWIPKIKVSDSREKITLPGNKQVYRIYRQDNLHQAIADVIALADEHITAPLKVVNATSAATHASQVLTNFNAKPLMQEYLGSNASPIENDLFKIQQFSMDQVAELPEATKRLVNPDRYPVYLTATLAELQEQLITKAQFTEEH; this comes from the coding sequence ATGAATCTACAACTATTAACCGACTTATATGAATTTTCCATGGCCAATGGGTACTACGCTACCCTACCCCATGATCGACAAGCTCGCTTCGACGTCTTTTACCGCCGGGTTCCCGACAACGGTAGTTTTGTCATTGTCGCTGGTCTCCAGCAAGTGTTAGAACAAGTTCAAAATTGGCATTTCACTAAGGAGAATATTGAATACCTGACCTCCCTGAATGAATTTACTCCCGAGTTTTTGGATTACCTGAGCAAGATTAAAAATCACTGCTCGATTAAGGCTTTACCAGAAGGAACCCCTGTTTTCCCACGGGAACCAATTATTTCAATTAGTGGACCGTTGATTGAAGCCCAGCTGTTAGAAACCTTTATTCTAAACATCATTAACCATCAATCATTAATTGCGACGAAGTCTTGGCAAATCAACCATGCCGCTCAAGGCCGACCAATTATGGAATTTGGCGCGCGGCGGGCGCAAGGCCCTGATGCCGCCACGTATGGGGCGCGAGCCGCGGTGATCGGCGGTTGTACCAGCACGTCGAACTTACAAGCAGCCAGTAAATTTAATATTCCCGCGGCCGGCACAATGGCACATGCCTGGGTCGAAAGCTTCTCTGATGAATTAAGTGCCTTTCAAGCTTGGGCCAAGGTTTATCCTGACAAAGTTTCCTTGCTCGTTGATACTTATGATGTCTTGAAGTCAGGAGTGCCGAACGCGATTCGGGTCTTCAAGCAAGTTAGCGCTCAAGGGCACCAACCAGTCGGGATCCGGATAGATTCCGGTGACATTTCGCAATTAGCCATCAAAGCCCGGAAGATGCTCGATGATGCTGGCTTCCCCAAGGCAAAGATTACAGCTTCAAATGCCCTTGATGCGCATGTAGTTAAGTCGTTGTTGGATGAAGGAGCTCCAATTGATAACTTTGGGATTGGGGAACGTTTAATTACCAGTTCCTCCAGTCCGGTATTAAGTGGCGTTTATAAGCTCGCCGAAGAAAAGATTAATGACCAATGGATCCCAAAAATTAAGGTTAGTGATAGCAGAGAAAAGATCACCCTGCCTGGTAATAAGCAAGTTTACCGGATTTACCGGCAAGATAACCTTCATCAAGCGATCGCCGATGTGATTGCCCTGGCTGATGAGCACATCACGGCTCCATTGAAAGTGGTTAATGCTACTTCGGCAGCCACGCACGCCAGCCAAGTTCTGACTAACTTTAATGCTAAGCCATTGATGCAAGAATATCTGGGTTCCAATGCTTCCCCAATCGAAAATGATCTCTTTAAGATTCAGCAATTCTCAATGGATCAAGTAGCAGAATTACCAGAAGCCACAAAACGGTTAGTTAACCCCGATCGGTACCCAGTTTACTTAACAGCTACATTGGCTGAATTGCAAGAACAGTTAATTACTAAAGCTCAATTTACGGAGGAACATTAA
- the mprF gene encoding bifunctional lysylphosphatidylglycerol flippase/synthetase MprF codes for MISLVLVYGFGIGNMYGSYWIWLVGGALYFPAIFIFTRVNDSEFFDGLTLGNVVRLLSGSFGEWTGCVLFFLLIGNFMGLPIDFAAVVPLFVIASVVGEVSMVPGGIGSFDVFMIFGLSAVGVSRPDAVVWLLFYRLFYYIIPFAIGLVLFIHDTGHRLNVRLAGIPKQALQRVAQMVLTVFLYFSGFLMLLMSTVPTFAYSNKLFLQFYPYTFFFINQASSIIMAFLLIGVALGTAGRVKKAFWPTVIVLLIAILNTIRWLVVYDAISMKFVIFLIVILALVALSRHAYYRDRLAFSWEQTLWVSCVYVVTFILYTIVGVYNAPQIHHQHAVPEALFFPSQKLWLFGVIGLVLAAMILIIMYRYFASGYNVRLRQKTDAARVKQVIETYGGNEISHLAYLNDKLAYYYQVDGVDQLIFLYQQKADKLIIMGEPFGNQAVLQAALEQLLDDADSDGCSLVFYEISEMLTMRLHEMGFDFIKTGEEGHVKLADFSLAGKRLRGERALMNKFTRDHYEFAILQPPFSANVMAELRAVSDSWLAGETEKGFSLGFFDEQYLNQAPVAVVYDPDHRIVAFANIMPQGNHQTTSIDLMRSSKSAPSGIMDTVFVHLFEQARDDGYAYFNMGMAPLSGVGVSRYSFIQEKIAHLIYEYGYQLYGFQGLRSYKEKYVTEWEPKYIAYRKRNSLIFTILQLLQVVNTRVHKSERHRPVWLLKRLK; via the coding sequence ATGATCTCACTCGTGCTAGTCTATGGCTTTGGCATTGGGAACATGTATGGCAGTTACTGGATCTGGCTCGTCGGTGGTGCACTGTATTTTCCAGCTATCTTTATTTTTACACGGGTCAACGATTCGGAATTCTTCGATGGCCTTACGCTCGGCAACGTCGTTCGGTTATTGAGTGGGTCGTTTGGTGAATGGACTGGCTGTGTGCTGTTCTTCTTATTAATTGGAAACTTTATGGGATTACCCATTGATTTTGCAGCAGTCGTGCCGTTATTCGTGATTGCTTCGGTTGTCGGTGAAGTGTCAATGGTACCCGGTGGTATTGGGTCATTCGACGTTTTCATGATTTTTGGTCTCAGTGCGGTCGGAGTTTCTCGACCAGACGCCGTCGTATGGCTCTTATTTTACCGGTTATTCTACTATATTATCCCGTTTGCCATCGGGCTGGTCTTATTCATCCATGACACCGGCCATCGCTTAAACGTGCGCTTAGCGGGTATTCCTAAGCAGGCATTACAACGTGTTGCTCAGATGGTACTGACGGTTTTTCTCTACTTTTCTGGTTTTCTGATGTTGTTGATGTCAACGGTCCCTACCTTTGCATATAGCAATAAACTCTTCTTACAGTTTTATCCGTACACCTTTTTCTTTATTAATCAGGCCAGCAGTATTATTATGGCCTTCTTACTGATTGGGGTGGCGTTGGGAACTGCTGGCCGGGTCAAAAAAGCTTTTTGGCCAACGGTGATTGTCCTGCTGATTGCAATTTTGAATACGATTCGCTGGCTCGTCGTTTATGATGCAATTTCGATGAAATTTGTGATTTTCTTGATTGTGATTCTAGCGCTAGTGGCTTTGTCGCGGCATGCTTATTATCGTGATCGGTTGGCTTTTTCGTGGGAGCAAACGTTGTGGGTCAGCTGCGTGTATGTGGTGACCTTTATCTTGTATACGATTGTGGGGGTCTATAATGCGCCCCAAATTCATCATCAGCATGCGGTTCCTGAAGCTCTGTTCTTCCCATCACAAAAGCTCTGGTTATTTGGGGTGATTGGGTTAGTCTTAGCGGCAATGATTTTGATTATTATGTACCGCTACTTTGCGAGTGGCTATAACGTCCGATTGCGTCAAAAAACGGATGCGGCTCGGGTCAAACAAGTGATCGAAACTTATGGCGGCAATGAAATCTCACATTTGGCTTATTTGAATGATAAGTTAGCATATTACTATCAAGTCGATGGGGTCGATCAACTGATTTTCTTATACCAACAGAAGGCTGATAAACTGATCATTATGGGAGAGCCATTCGGTAATCAAGCGGTATTACAAGCTGCCTTGGAACAGTTATTGGATGACGCAGATAGTGACGGTTGCTCGCTAGTCTTTTACGAAATTAGTGAGATGCTGACGATGCGCCTACACGAAATGGGCTTTGACTTTATCAAAACTGGTGAAGAAGGGCACGTCAAATTGGCAGACTTTAGTTTGGCTGGTAAACGGCTACGGGGTGAGCGGGCCCTAATGAATAAGTTTACCCGGGATCACTATGAGTTTGCCATCTTGCAGCCACCGTTCAGTGCCAACGTTATGGCTGAATTACGAGCTGTTTCGGATAGTTGGTTAGCAGGTGAGACGGAAAAAGGATTCTCGCTCGGATTTTTTGATGAGCAGTATCTCAATCAGGCACCCGTAGCGGTCGTTTATGATCCTGACCACCGAATTGTCGCGTTTGCGAATATTATGCCGCAGGGAAATCATCAGACGACTTCAATTGACTTAATGCGGTCAAGCAAATCGGCGCCATCCGGCATTATGGACACGGTCTTTGTGCACCTATTTGAACAGGCGCGTGACGATGGCTATGCTTATTTCAATATGGGAATGGCACCGTTATCCGGTGTGGGGGTTTCACGCTACAGTTTTATTCAAGAAAAAATTGCTCATTTAATTTACGAATATGGCTACCAGTTATATGGTTTTCAGGGATTACGGTCGTACAAAGAGAAGTATGTAACCGAGTGGGAACCGAAGTACATTGCGTACCGAAAACGTAATTCACTAATTTTCACCATTTTACAATTGCTACAAGTCGTTAATACCCGGGTGCACAAGTCTGAGCGGCACCGGCCAGTATGGTTGTTGAAACGATTGAAATAA
- a CDS encoding IS3 family transposase: MDVQHALESHPSINGMCDYVGISRSGYYQREKRHNHQSPRKLRKKFIQGEIKAIWLKSLCIYGAGKITQELRSKGYKIAERTVGKYMRELGIHAVYLTPWTTTTRNSKFDKQLINILDEQFNPLRPNAVWCIDTTYIPVHDGFVYLTSIMDLYSRRIIGWDLSETLEVSNVIPLIEKTKHSRHISKPLIMHSDRGSQFTSEAYNQVTANMTLSYSKKAYPWDNACIESFHALIKREWINRFKIHSYSEAKRLVFQYIETFYNTVRIHSHCGFKSPKQLEDEYQTQIQNLVVA, translated from the coding sequence ATGGACGTTCAGCACGCTTTGGAATCCCACCCTTCCATCAATGGTATGTGTGATTATGTTGGAATCTCAAGAAGTGGTTACTATCAACGAGAAAAGCGTCATAATCACCAATCACCGCGAAAGCTTCGGAAGAAGTTTATTCAAGGTGAAATTAAAGCAATTTGGCTCAAAAGCCTTTGTATTTACGGTGCCGGCAAAATCACCCAAGAACTTCGCTCAAAAGGATATAAGATCGCTGAACGAACTGTTGGTAAGTATATGCGTGAACTTGGCATTCACGCCGTTTACCTAACCCCTTGGACGACTACCACTCGCAATTCTAAGTTTGATAAACAGCTAATAAATATTTTAGACGAGCAGTTCAATCCATTGCGACCAAACGCCGTTTGGTGCATTGACACCACTTATATTCCAGTTCATGACGGATTCGTTTATTTAACCAGTATTATGGACTTGTACTCCCGACGGATCATTGGTTGGGACTTATCTGAAACCTTGGAGGTATCGAATGTCATCCCACTTATTGAAAAGACTAAGCACAGTCGCCATATTAGCAAGCCATTAATCATGCACAGTGATCGTGGTAGTCAGTTTACGTCTGAAGCTTACAATCAAGTTACAGCTAACATGACATTAAGCTATTCAAAGAAAGCTTATCCTTGGGATAATGCCTGCATTGAGTCGTTTCATGCCTTGATTAAGCGTGAATGGATAAATCGGTTTAAAATCCATTCATACTCCGAAGCTAAACGACTAGTTTTTCAGTACATTGAAACGTTTTACAACACAGTTAGAATTCACAGTCACTGTGGATTCAAATCACCAAAGCAACTTGAAGATGAGTATCAAACTCAAATTCAAAATTTAGTCGTGGCATAG
- a CDS encoding ParA family protein: MDSKVITFSNFKGGTGKTTNSTMTGIELARRGYKTLLIDLDPQANATNLYLKTKNNVGGEVTSFDETLMTAIKNKNLKPAIINVIQNLDILPSSADFSLYPRYMENIISDYTDRVKYLSTLINPWKDDYDYLLVDVPPTISLITDTALYMTDYAIVVLQTQERSLQGAQAFIKYMQDQIINEFHAPTLDLLGILPVLLKNGAPVDKSTLAKAIDIFGKENIFDITIKNMERLKRYDVTGVTFKDQFDKAVQDVYSNVTDEIFSRMAGE; encoded by the coding sequence TTGGATAGCAAAGTCATAACATTTTCAAACTTTAAAGGCGGGACTGGCAAGACAACTAATAGTACAATGACTGGTATCGAGTTGGCACGTCGTGGGTATAAAACACTATTAATAGATTTGGATCCTCAAGCTAACGCCACTAATTTATATTTAAAAACTAAAAATAACGTCGGCGGTGAAGTAACTTCTTTTGATGAAACCTTGATGACCGCAATTAAAAACAAAAACCTCAAACCAGCTATCATCAACGTAATCCAAAATTTAGATATTCTTCCATCCTCAGCTGACTTTTCTTTATATCCTAGATATATGGAGAATATAATTTCTGACTACACCGATCGTGTAAAATACTTGTCTACCTTAATAAATCCGTGGAAAGATGACTACGACTACTTGTTGGTAGACGTTCCACCTACAATTAGCCTAATCACAGATACCGCATTATATATGACAGACTACGCGATTGTCGTTCTTCAAACTCAGGAAAGATCGCTTCAGGGTGCCCAGGCATTCATCAAATACATGCAAGATCAAATTATCAATGAATTCCACGCTCCGACATTAGATTTACTAGGAATATTGCCGGTTTTGCTGAAAAATGGTGCCCCTGTCGATAAGAGCACCTTAGCTAAAGCAATTGATATATTTGGTAAAGAAAATATTTTTGACATAACAATTAAAAATATGGAACGCTTAAAACGATATGATGTAACCGGGGTGACATTTAAAGATCAGTTTGATAAAGCAGTTCAAGACGTATACTCCAACGTTACTGATGAAATATTTAGCAGAATGGCTGGTGAATAG
- a CDS encoding KUP/HAK/KT family potassium transporter: MNKQLERVSFAGALVTLGIVYGDIGTSPLYVMNALIGDAGKMGNISPNYVIGSISLIFWTLMIITTLKYVVIAMQADNKREGGIFALYALVRKNSKWLIWPALIGGAAILADGTLTPAVTVTSAIEGLKKQHLGPVVFSNSQHNVLIITTVVLLVLFMIQRFGTGVIGKSFGPVMILWFGFLAVFGIVNLINYPMILKAISPYYAIRVLFSPVNKVGIFILGSIFLATTGAEALYSDMGHVGKQNIYVTWPLVYSTLFLNYLGQGAWIIRHAGDTAYRNLSNLNPFYEMLPGTWRLVGILLATLAAIIASQALITGSYTLVDEAIGLKFLPRMVIRHPSNIKNQIYIATVNWMLCIITISVVWFFGSSQKMEAAYGLAITITMLMTTVLLHEFLKKHLAKGTALIIALFFGFIELIFLISSLVKFIHGGYVTLTIMLGILYIMWLWYFGNKRRDHYEKESEYVSLLDYRDQLSKLSADNTVPLFTTNLVYMTKIKGDYQIKRSTMYSILDRQPKRAKVYWFVTVNETNAPYESNYTVDLLETHNVVNVQFYLGFRKSQSVSVYLHQVVNHLVEQGILEPQIPTYSTERQRKVGDFKFVIIKEQPADLIVNDKLSSLDRRLIGGRIYLQKITASPISWYGLEFSNVIEESSPLFITQDQDQYLIQKKIYHRGRLSKTEK; this comes from the coding sequence ATGAATAAGCAACTAGAACGTGTTTCTTTTGCGGGGGCACTTGTTACTTTAGGAATTGTGTACGGTGATATTGGCACTTCACCATTGTATGTTATGAATGCATTGATTGGTGACGCCGGTAAAATGGGAAATATTTCTCCCAATTACGTGATTGGATCGATCTCGTTGATTTTTTGGACATTAATGATCATTACAACGTTGAAGTATGTTGTCATTGCAATGCAAGCCGATAATAAGCGTGAGGGCGGAATTTTTGCTTTATATGCATTGGTTCGAAAAAATTCAAAATGGTTAATTTGGCCAGCCTTGATTGGTGGGGCGGCCATTTTGGCCGATGGAACATTAACTCCTGCAGTAACTGTGACTTCAGCCATTGAGGGATTAAAAAAACAACACCTTGGCCCTGTGGTGTTTAGTAATTCTCAACATAACGTCTTGATTATCACAACAGTTGTTCTACTCGTATTATTTATGATTCAACGTTTTGGAACAGGTGTGATTGGGAAATCCTTTGGACCAGTGATGATTTTATGGTTTGGCTTTTTGGCTGTCTTTGGAATCGTTAATCTAATCAATTATCCAATGATATTGAAGGCTATTTCTCCTTATTATGCAATTAGGGTACTATTCAGTCCAGTTAACAAAGTGGGAATCTTTATACTTGGAAGTATCTTTTTGGCAACCACAGGAGCAGAGGCTTTATATTCCGATATGGGTCACGTTGGCAAGCAGAATATTTATGTAACATGGCCACTAGTATATAGTACCCTATTTTTAAATTACTTAGGTCAGGGTGCTTGGATAATTAGACATGCAGGTGATACTGCTTACAGGAACTTATCGAACTTAAATCCCTTTTATGAAATGCTCCCCGGAACTTGGCGCCTAGTTGGCATTTTGCTAGCCACACTCGCTGCAATTATTGCCTCTCAAGCGTTGATTACGGGTTCTTACACTTTAGTCGATGAAGCAATTGGCTTAAAATTTTTACCTAGAATGGTTATTAGACATCCAAGTAATATAAAAAATCAAATTTATATTGCAACTGTTAACTGGATGCTATGTATAATAACAATTAGTGTAGTCTGGTTCTTTGGTAGTTCACAAAAAATGGAGGCCGCGTATGGTTTAGCGATCACTATTACCATGCTTATGACTACTGTGCTTTTGCATGAATTCTTAAAGAAACACCTGGCTAAGGGAACAGCACTTATAATTGCCTTGTTTTTTGGTTTTATTGAGTTAATCTTTCTAATTTCAAGTTTGGTTAAGTTTATTCATGGCGGTTATGTTACGTTAACAATCATGTTGGGCATTCTTTATATTATGTGGCTTTGGTACTTTGGAAATAAACGAAGAGACCATTATGAGAAAGAAAGCGAGTATGTTTCACTTCTTGACTATCGTGATCAACTCTCTAAATTAAGCGCAGACAATACAGTACCTTTGTTCACGACTAACTTAGTGTATATGACTAAAATTAAGGGTGATTACCAAATTAAGCGTAGTACCATGTATTCTATTCTCGACAGACAACCTAAAAGAGCTAAAGTTTATTGGTTTGTTACAGTCAATGAAACCAATGCACCTTATGAAAGTAATTATACAGTTGATTTACTTGAGACGCATAATGTTGTTAACGTTCAATTTTACTTAGGGTTTAGGAAATCTCAATCCGTTAGTGTCTATTTACATCAAGTTGTAAATCATCTAGTGGAACAAGGTATTTTAGAACCACAAATACCCACGTATTCAACAGAGCGACAACGGAAAGTCGGCGACTTTAAGTTTGTTATTATAAAGGAACAACCAGCAGATTTAATTGTCAATGATAAGTTAAGCTCGTTAGATAGAAGATTGATTGGCGGGCGCATCTATTTGCAGAAAATTACGGCCTCACCTATTTCATGGTATGGTTTGGAGTTTAGCAATGTCATAGAAGAAAGTTCTCCGTTATTTATTACTCAAGATCAGGATCAATACTTAATCCAAAAGAAAATTTATCATCGAGGCAGATTAAGTAAGACTGAAAAATGA
- a CDS encoding NrtR DNA-binding winged helix domain-containing protein produces MDSEIIARPLVTITNVIWSFNTELHRPQLLLIKRADEPLKGHWALPETLLRSKESADAACIRLIDDKIGLQVPMNSTEQLATFTDSKRVTGTRALALAYMTYLPSTPKLHPGYGATDAQWFVLDKDQGNYVITHDQQEIILSPAGHLVFDHIQIITTAINRIKNKLDYQPQILRILGNTFTLRQAREVFAAFLGTTIDKIDNSNFKKTHNHLFKEVGAATLNHSGRPPKLYQLN; encoded by the coding sequence TTGGATAGTGAAATTATTGCCCGGCCATTGGTGACCATCACCAACGTCATTTGGAGTTTTAATACTGAATTACACCGACCACAATTACTATTGATTAAGCGGGCAGATGAACCTCTAAAGGGACATTGGGCCCTCCCCGAAACCCTCTTGCGGAGTAAAGAGAGTGCCGACGCGGCCTGCATTCGTCTAATTGACGATAAAATTGGCCTGCAAGTTCCGATGAATTCAACCGAACAACTGGCCACCTTTACAGATTCCAAGCGGGTTACGGGAACTCGGGCACTGGCACTCGCCTATATGACCTATTTACCATCAACCCCAAAATTGCATCCAGGGTATGGGGCCACAGATGCCCAATGGTTCGTGCTTGATAAAGATCAGGGCAACTATGTGATCACCCATGACCAACAGGAGATTATCCTAAGTCCCGCCGGTCACCTGGTCTTTGATCATATTCAAATCATTACCACCGCCATTAATCGGATTAAAAACAAGCTGGACTATCAACCCCAAATTCTTCGGATCTTAGGTAATACCTTTACCCTGCGCCAAGCGCGCGAAGTCTTTGCGGCTTTCTTAGGTACGACAATTGACAAGATTGATAATTCCAACTTTAAGAAAACTCACAACCACCTCTTCAAAGAAGTCGGGGCCGCCACTTTGAACCATTCTGGGCGGCCACCAAAGCTCTACCAACTTAACTAA
- a CDS encoding IS30 family transposase, whose product MQKQDSTHRQKGQHLTSLERGKVAGFRQAGKSNRWIAAEIGVCPQTINNEIKRGTVDQVKKSNGKRVYHRQYLPEAAQARYETARLSCHRPDKFASVQVFLAWYVQRAKQDKWSPDASIGYAKRHKLFTPEELVCASTLYQYIDDQRLEIRNIDLLEKTKRKTSHQHHTKAKRLAGRSIEERPKVVERRRQFGHWEMDTIVGKRNGKESVILTLIERKTRCQLLRLIEGRDADSVSYALRGIKREWGACIKTITADNGPEFTALNTAFAGTETEIFYAHPYTSCDRGTNEAHNRMIRQDFPKGMSLDDISPSQVQATQDRLNQLPRKQQGYCTLQQNFEAEARRVRRMAQ is encoded by the coding sequence ATGCAGAAACAGGATAGCACACACCGCCAAAAAGGTCAGCACTTAACATCACTCGAGCGCGGAAAAGTGGCCGGATTCCGCCAAGCTGGGAAGTCCAATCGTTGGATTGCTGCTGAAATTGGCGTCTGCCCACAGACCATTAATAATGAAATCAAGCGAGGTACAGTAGATCAGGTCAAGAAGAGTAATGGCAAGCGCGTCTACCATCGACAATACCTACCAGAGGCTGCTCAGGCACGTTACGAGACTGCACGCTTGAGCTGCCATCGTCCTGACAAGTTCGCCAGTGTACAGGTCTTCTTAGCCTGGTACGTACAGCGAGCTAAGCAGGACAAATGGTCGCCGGATGCTTCAATCGGCTATGCCAAGCGACACAAGCTGTTTACTCCTGAAGAGCTTGTTTGTGCCTCGACTTTGTACCAGTACATTGACGACCAACGCCTAGAGATTCGAAATATCGACCTGTTGGAGAAGACTAAGCGGAAGACCTCTCACCAGCACCACACCAAGGCTAAGCGCCTGGCTGGCCGCAGTATCGAGGAACGGCCTAAGGTCGTTGAACGACGCAGGCAGTTCGGTCACTGGGAGATGGATACCATTGTCGGTAAACGCAATGGCAAGGAGAGCGTCATCTTGACTCTGATTGAGCGCAAGACCCGTTGCCAACTTCTCCGCTTGATCGAAGGACGAGATGCAGACTCTGTGAGCTATGCATTGCGTGGAATCAAGCGCGAATGGGGAGCTTGCATCAAGACCATCACAGCAGACAACGGACCCGAGTTCACCGCCTTAAATACTGCTTTTGCTGGGACGGAAACTGAGATCTTCTACGCCCATCCTTACACGTCCTGCGACCGTGGCACCAACGAGGCACATAACCGGATGATCCGCCAGGACTTCCCTAAGGGCATGTCCCTAGATGACATTAGCCCTAGTCAAGTGCAGGCCACGCAAGACCGCTTGAATCAGTTGCCTCGCAAACAACAGGGCTACTGCACACTCCAGCAAAACTTTGAGGCCGAAGCTCGGCGCGTTCGCCGCATGGCCCAGTAG